Proteins from a genomic interval of Papaver somniferum cultivar HN1 chromosome 4, ASM357369v1, whole genome shotgun sequence:
- the LOC113272931 gene encoding WAT1-related protein At4g01440-like, protein MDMVPALLMIFLQFVSAGNNVFNKLALDSGMNPQILVAYRQILATCFLAPAAVYFERGVMHQCLYFTGLKHTTPTIACALLNTAPAITFILAILFRMETIGIHRLSGQAKVIGTIVCVGGAAMMSFYTGSIINIGRSTLHWRYAEKLISQNTSASSSTITGPTAFASALAFVVTAWCISKRGPLYVSMFSPIALVIVAVLDWALMDGEIYVGSVVGSVSIAIGLYAVLWGKGQEAKESFNAQKISAAHHKSSDFQEQV, encoded by the exons atggataTGGTACCAGCTCTTTTAATGATATTTCTACAGTTTGTTAGTGCGGGTAATAATGTGTTTAACAAACTTGCACTAGACTCCGGAATGAACCCGCAAATATTAGTTGCATACCGCCAGATTCTTGCAACATGTTTTCTTGCTCCAGCAGCAGTTTATTTCGAAAG GGGAGTCATGCATCAATGTCTGTATTTCACCGGACTCAAACATACCACGCCTACCATAGCGTGCGCACTGCTCAATACCGCACCAGCAATCACCTTTATACTTGCCATCTTGTTTCGAATGGAGACGATTGGAATACATAGACTTTCGGGGCAAGCCAAGGTTATTGGTACAATTGTGTGCGTCGGAGGAGCAGCCATGATGTCTTTTTACACAGGCAGCATCATAAACATTGGAAGGTCGACATTACATTGGCGGTACGCGGAGAAGTTGATATCACAAAACACATCCGCTAGTAGCAGTACTATCACTGGTCCG ACAGCTTTTGCTTCGGCGCTAGCATTCGTAGTGACAGCATGGTGCATATCAAAACGCGGTCCTCTTTACGTGTCAATGTTTAGTCCGATAGCGCTGGTTATAGTCGCCGTGCTTGATTGGGCTCTTATGGACGGGGAAATATATGTGGGCAG TGTTGTCGGATCTGTTTCAATTGCAATTGGGCTATATGCTGTGTTGTGGGGTAAGGGCCAAGAGGCGAAAGAAAGTTTTAATGCTCAAAAAATTTCTGCTGCTCATCATAAAAGTTCTGATTTTCAAGAGCAAGTTTGA
- the LOC113276242 gene encoding protein HESO1-like, which yields MSALQPLVRRGSAKIIKDDTVCNHAVAEATKIAAAYQSHNIDNKVVVAPGQVPVTATRGPELKLSPLSSYDTMGSGTLLERCLRDILKVIKPLGGDVTARYTIISDLRTVVGSIDCLKGATVEPFGSFVSNLYTRWGDLDISIEVPCDSLVSSTDKTNKQNFLREIRKVFRRRGLVRDLRLFLHARVPVLIFESNLHNISCDISISNLLCQIKSRLFFWITGIDERFRDMVLLIKEWVKSQQINDPKNGTLNSHSLCLLVIFHFQTCEPPILPPLREIYEGNIADNLTGARVIAERAIQDTCSANIERFKTNSFRNVNRSSLSELVVSFFRKCSNLNMLASEYAICTYTGRWEHRSTSTKWTNDYPLFIEDPFEHTDNTARTVSMSELGRICEVFNEAYQGLVSSDDHDRTSLICSLVRHPISTKIISPHSNQGLFSGASTRYYPGQFRGGATRYRPLSDALPPSQNQFNNMQTESDEATIIAIRRELAQLMLKANTRNKPRSVR from the exons ATGAGTGCGCTTCAACCATTGGTTCGAAGAGGGAGTGCGAAAATAATTAAGGATGACACTGTTTGTAATCATGCCGTGGCAGAAGCAACAAAGATTGCTGCTGCTTACCAGTCTCACAACATAGATAATAAAGTGGTAGTAGCTCCGGGACAAGTTCCAGTTACAGCGACTAGAGGCCCAG AGTTGAAGTTGAGTCCTTTGTCATCCTATGATACAATGGGTAGTGGAACACTGCTGGAACGTTGCCTTAGAGACATActcaaagttatcaaaccattAGGTGGAGATGTTACAGCTCGTTACACCATCATCAGTGACTTACGGACTGTTGTTGGATCTATCGATTGTTTAAAAg GTGCAACAGTGGAGCCATTTGGATCATTTGTGTCCAATCTCTACACTAGATGGGGAGATTTGGATATATCTATCGAAGTACCCTGTGATTCACTTGTTTCATCAACTGACAAAACAAATAAGCAGAACTTTCTGAGGGAGATAAGGAAAGTCTTTAGGAGGAGAG GTCTGGTTCGTGATTTGCGACTTTTTCTTCATGCAAGAGTCCCCGTTTTAATATTTGAAAGCAACCTCCATAACATCTCTTGTGATATCTCAATCAGTAATCTGCTGTGCCAAATCAAATCTAGATTATTTTTCTGGATTACTGGGATAGATGAGCGATTCCGTGATATGGTTTTACTG ATCAAGGAGTGGGTAAAgtcgcaacaaatcaatgacCCAAAAAATGGAACGCTGAACTCACATTCTCTTTGTTTGCTTGTCATTTTCCATTTTCAG ACATGTGAACCTCCAATTTTACCTCCGCTAAGGGAAATTTATGAGGGGAATATTGCGGACAATCTTACAG GTGCGAGGGTCATCGCAGAAAGAGCTATCCAAGACACATGTTCTGCTAACATAGAAAGGTTCAAAACAAATAGTTTCAGAAATGTAAACAGAAGCTCCCTGTCTGAGCTTGTCGTATCATTTTTTCGGAAG TGTTCTAATCTAAACATGCTGGCATCAGAATATGCAATTTGCACTTACACGGGGCGATGGGAACACAGAAGTACCAGTACTAAGTGGACAAACGACTATCCACTATTT ATTGAAGATCCATTTGAGCACACAGATAATACAGCAAGGACTGTTTCCATGAGTGAACTAGGCAGGATATGTGAAGTATTCAATGAGGCTTATCAAGGACTTGTTTCCTCTGATGATCATGATAGAACTTCTCTGATCTGCAGTCTAGTTAGACATCCTATCAGCACAAAGATTATTTCGCCCCATAGTAATCAAGGACTGTTCAGTGGAGCTTCTACAAGATACTATCCAGGCCAGTTCAGGGGAGGTGCTACAAGATACCGTCCGCTATCAGATGCACTGCCTCCTTCTCAGAATCAGTTTAACAATATGCAAACTGAAAGCGACGAAGCCACAATTATCGCTATCCGCAGAGAGTTAGCACAACTCATGCTCAAAGCCAACACCAGAAACAAGCCTAGGTCTGTTAGATGA